In Nicotiana tabacum cultivar K326 chromosome 2, ASM71507v2, whole genome shotgun sequence, the following proteins share a genomic window:
- the LOC107770276 gene encoding uncharacterized protein LOC107770276 — MEMLRQIQLNIPQMDALMEMPGYAKIMKDLMSQKFDFQDLSTVTLTQTCSAVVTRPMAQKVSHPGSFTIPCTIGSYAFAKALCDLGASINLMPLAIYTKTGIGRARPTSMMLQLADRTVKRPTRILDDVLVQVGKFVFPTDFVILDCQVDEEIPIILGRLFLATGRALIDCETGELKMRLNNEDIIFNVQQSMRRPSEFANLLASGGRGCDTARGG, encoded by the coding sequence atggaaatgcttcgacaaattcaattgaatattccacaGATGGATGCTTTGATGGAAATGCCAGGGTATGCAAAAATTATGAAGGATCTGATGTCGCAAAAATTTGACTTCCAGGACCTGTCCACTGTAACTCTGACGCAGACCTGCAGCGCGGTAGTGACAAGACCTATGGCTCAAAAAGTGTCTCATCCAGGTAGTTTCACTATCCCATGCACCATTGGTAGTTATGCTTTTGCAAAAGCATTGTGTGACTTAGGGGCCAgtataaacttgatgcccttggcgATCTATACAAAAACgggcattggcagagctagaccgACCTCAATGATGTTGCAACTGGCTGATCGCACAGTCAAAAGGCCGACAAGAattcttgatgatgtgcttgttcaAGTGGGGAAGTTTGTATTCCCTACAGACTtcgttattcttgattgtcaagTGGATGAAGAGATACCCATCATTCTGGGAAGGTTGTTCTTAGCCACAGGGAGAGCATTGATTgattgtgagactggagagttgaAAATGAGGTTGAACAATGAAGACATAATATTCAACGTTCAACAATCCATGAGGAGACCCAGCGAATTTGCAAATTTGCTCGCTAGTGGAGGCCGTGGATGTGATACTGCAAGAGGAGGATGA